Proteins encoded together in one Dethiosulfovibrio salsuginis window:
- a CDS encoding Abi-alpha family protein has protein sequence MTPISKIETLQGLMVEMLNKYIPDAEIWFPNIAIRKNIHILTIALAAKEFLDARGIRSDEYRLLNDKIQFSFYPAASIEDQPDLQRLWSRLLANALDPNFESENVRVCFIGILKELAPLDALILDKINSFFLSSEGEEVTSFSKTEITKESPEIPDNEYWLSMHNLFRLGCIWPSSFEKVIQIGSSPIGKSGSLDPISLTPLGMAFLKACLN, from the coding sequence ATGACCCCAATTAGCAAGATTGAGACACTCCAAGGTTTAATGGTAGAGATGCTGAACAAATACATCCCTGATGCAGAAATATGGTTCCCTAACATTGCAATCAGGAAGAACATTCATATACTAACTATCGCCTTAGCGGCTAAAGAATTCCTTGACGCTAGAGGCATACGCAGTGACGAATACAGGCTATTAAACGACAAAATTCAGTTTTCATTCTACCCAGCAGCCTCTATAGAGGATCAACCGGACTTACAACGTTTATGGTCAAGACTCCTAGCTAACGCCCTTGATCCTAATTTCGAGTCTGAGAATGTAAGAGTTTGTTTTATTGGCATCCTTAAAGAACTAGCTCCATTAGATGCCCTCATTTTAGATAAAATTAACTCTTTCTTCCTCTCTTCTGAGGGAGAAGAAGTGACATCTTTTTCTAAAACAGAGATCACTAAAGAGTCACCCGAGATCCCAGACAATGAATACTGGCTTTCCATGCACAACCTTTTCCGTCTTGGCTGTATCTGGCCCAGCTCCTTCGAGAAAGTCATCCAAATTGGTTCGTCTCCTATAGGCAAGTCTGGGAGCCTAGATCCCATCTCGCTAACACCATTAGGAATGGCGTTTCTCAAAGCATGCTTAAATTAG
- a CDS encoding helix-turn-helix transcriptional regulator produces MSLEQAIADRIVEEAVPRITAEIERKMQEQLNLRREPFLDRLIDAKEAAMLCGIKRGTWYDLVKDGFAPKAISLSETLKRWSLSEVMGYIKQRQDLRERAVC; encoded by the coding sequence ATGTCATTGGAACAGGCTATCGCCGATCGCATAGTGGAAGAAGCGGTCCCCAGGATCACTGCGGAGATAGAGCGGAAGATGCAAGAGCAATTGAACCTGAGGAGGGAGCCATTTCTAGATCGTTTGATCGATGCAAAGGAAGCGGCCATGTTGTGCGGAATAAAGCGGGGGACTTGGTATGACCTGGTCAAAGATGGATTTGCCCCTAAAGCCATATCTCTGTCTGAGACGTTGAAACGCTGGAGCCTCTCGGAGGTGATGGGCTACATCAAGCAACGCCAGGACTTGAGGGAAAGGGCGGTGTGTTGA